From a region of the uncultured Draconibacterium sp. genome:
- a CDS encoding glycoside hydrolase family 43 protein, which yields MGKHFFYKRNRGYEILQAGALLMLVLLMVFSLPLVAQHSNIQTASTSGSTQFKIEKGEDVLMLTYFRQRYPTRIEIDENGNTVEVPLPDPMLEAKLHIALSNDGRHWVPLNNNKPVWDHWMRDPYVRRGPDGIWRILTTGTTEGYSRDASGPGCFYATSKDLIHWKEEGTLPLMKDVHDDSGKFLANNIWAPEWFYDEENQEYVLIWSSSFKDAGWKESRLWYSKTKDWKNFTPAKVFFEPSYSVIDGTLLKHDNTYYLFHKEEEFGAKTGERRAIRVATSTNLEGPYQIVEGKLNGGQIVPVITEGPTVIEDPEKSGWLLYYDYCMTNRYGASFSEDLLNWEILEDVNFPADARHGCVSKITGEEARSLINSYSISDGPK from the coding sequence ATGGGGAAGCATTTTTTTTATAAACGAAACAGAGGTTATGAAATTTTGCAGGCTGGTGCACTGCTAATGCTAGTATTGTTAATGGTATTTTCTTTACCGTTAGTTGCACAACACTCCAATATTCAAACCGCATCTACCTCCGGATCAACTCAGTTTAAAATTGAAAAAGGAGAAGATGTTTTAATGCTGACCTATTTCAGGCAACGTTACCCCACCCGAATAGAAATTGATGAAAACGGTAATACCGTTGAAGTGCCTTTGCCCGATCCCATGTTGGAGGCAAAGTTACACATTGCCTTATCAAACGATGGAAGACATTGGGTTCCCCTCAACAATAATAAACCTGTCTGGGACCACTGGATGCGCGATCCTTATGTGCGCCGCGGTCCTGATGGGATTTGGCGAATTCTTACAACAGGAACAACCGAAGGATACAGCCGGGATGCGTCGGGGCCGGGATGTTTCTATGCAACTTCAAAAGATTTAATACATTGGAAAGAAGAAGGAACGCTACCACTGATGAAGGATGTGCATGACGATTCCGGAAAATTTCTTGCCAATAACATTTGGGCACCCGAGTGGTTTTACGACGAAGAAAATCAGGAGTACGTTTTAATCTGGTCGTCGTCGTTTAAAGATGCAGGCTGGAAAGAAAGCCGGCTATGGTACAGCAAAACCAAAGACTGGAAAAATTTTACACCGGCAAAAGTTTTCTTCGAACCTTCGTATTCAGTTATCGACGGTACACTTTTGAAGCACGACAACACCTATTATCTATTTCATAAAGAGGAAGAGTTTGGCGCCAAAACCGGCGAAAGGCGTGCCATCAGGGTTGCCACTTCCACAAATCTTGAAGGGCCTTATCAAATTGTTGAAGGTAAGCTAAATGGGGGCCAGATTGTTCCGGTAATCACCGAAGGGCCTACTGTTATCGAAGACCCTGAAAAATCGGGTTGGTTGCTTTATTACGATTACTGCATGACGAACCGATACGGAGCCTCGTTTTCTGAGGATTTGCTGAATTGGGAGATTTTGGAAGATGTAAATTTTCCGGCGGATGCCCGACACGGTTGTGTTTCCAAAATAACCGGGGAAGAAGCCAGATCTTTAATTAATTCTTATTCAATTTCTGATGGCCCAAAATAA
- a CDS encoding SusE domain-containing protein yields MKTLIIKLTIITSLLIAFVGCEEDVLRDTRVTSVQTLYEPAENATIVLQTSASAAQYFEWEPAKAEDSGMVLYEVAFDVEGGDFSEPIYKMASDNNGGYNHATISHKQLNKIGALAGIGSAETGKIIWTVFSSKGINDLKGEEVRTMEITRLAGFADVPIDVYVTGAGSEGGSDLANASIMKGTAPGEFEIYTELTAGEEYFFTDANEGDTRQFFIDNGVIKEGASTSTVENTAVYRINIDFNVGSVVMTEVVAFQLHFAPTDEFLYSLEYQGGGIFKASNQPLEFKQEGWGRDERYKFRMTIKDADGNDAYEWWGTLNPTDGRPTGNEEYYYMAPVPESRWDDKWKFDGEMDMAYIDVIAYFWAEGPYTHNVIKVGDQ; encoded by the coding sequence ATGAAAACACTAATTATAAAACTTACCATAATTACTTCTTTGCTTATCGCATTTGTAGGATGTGAAGAGGATGTATTAAGAGATACTCGTGTAACGTCTGTTCAAACCTTATACGAACCTGCCGAAAACGCAACGATTGTATTACAAACTTCGGCATCGGCAGCTCAATATTTCGAATGGGAACCCGCTAAAGCTGAAGACAGTGGAATGGTACTTTACGAAGTGGCTTTTGATGTTGAAGGTGGCGATTTCTCGGAACCGATTTACAAAATGGCTTCAGATAATAACGGTGGTTACAACCATGCAACAATTTCGCACAAACAATTAAATAAAATTGGTGCATTGGCGGGTATCGGCTCTGCTGAAACCGGAAAAATCATTTGGACAGTTTTCTCTTCAAAAGGGATTAATGACCTGAAAGGTGAGGAAGTACGCACCATGGAAATTACCCGTTTGGCAGGATTTGCCGATGTTCCAATTGATGTTTATGTAACTGGTGCTGGTTCTGAAGGTGGAAGCGATTTAGCCAATGCAAGCATTATGAAAGGAACTGCTCCGGGTGAGTTTGAAATTTACACAGAACTTACTGCCGGCGAAGAATATTTCTTTACCGATGCTAACGAAGGCGACACCCGTCAGTTCTTTATCGACAATGGTGTGATTAAAGAAGGAGCCTCAACAAGTACAGTTGAAAATACCGCAGTTTACCGTATCAATATCGATTTTAACGTAGGTTCTGTGGTAATGACTGAAGTTGTTGCCTTCCAGCTACATTTTGCTCCTACCGATGAATTCCTGTACTCGTTAGAGTACCAAGGCGGAGGTATTTTTAAAGCCAGCAATCAGCCTCTTGAATTTAAGCAGGAAGGTTGGGGACGCGATGAACGTTACAAATTCAGAATGACTATTAAAGACGCCGATGGTAACGATGCTTACGAATGGTGGGGAACGCTGAATCCAACCGATGGCCGTCCAACCGGAAATGAAGAATATTACTACATGGCGCCGGTTCCTGAATCGAGATGGGATGACAAATGGAAGTTTGACGGAGAAATGGATATGGCCTACATTGATGTAATTGCCTATTTCTGGGCTGAAGGACCATACACTCACAATGTAATAAAAGTTGGTGATCAATAA
- a CDS encoding LamG-like jellyroll fold domain-containing protein produces MIKNSIQQSSRSIIIGVFSLALLSFSIASNAQSYVLKFNASEQESYIDCGTFSDYISGDFTIETWIFVDSWAGNYILADESWNAGSGAAGFAFRLNSNGKVEMNVGTGNWEEVASSENQIQIGKWQHVAVSVNTGNEVKIFVDGILAGNGTLSKPMNVSGSHLFMGEGSAWKERRLDGKLFDFRIWDIARTNEEINSNKDIQLNGNEDGLVANWLLNEGQGDSLNDLTGNHNLEKGSGTSWAVKDRILVDGSLKILNSGKDSVIVSVSGQEISTWKLSENPAVGNVTFKTINNNSAYLIFEAQTAVYQNDTIYFAAETSGGEELAATVPFDLYDNKYQYFGERLLDKIHKDFYNKNNGLYAEAIDASSNFKQATSFVWPASHMLRALIQAWKVNPEKYETLIVNYLAATDQYQVTKDGRTGYAVLPGNDGKRFYDDNGQLMMPFTMYYDSTEDETTLNNLKIAYEFNNGIRDSKYAIPQHEDQLGFGMLFSMSVNYTSYAAAKLYQATNESRYFDEALAYYELENDLSVKIKDSNTKLFNQASYYQNGSWSLNGIVNGNSVRGGGYRAYQTTVVIQNAILLYQITNEQKYLDDAREMMSSCINHWYTAGQGLSEISFWGGDDMIDALLDMYRETKEEEFFTIAADIVDFLSAHNRDKRGYYASSYNDIDGKWNLYRTSENPSEIGMMGQAAAASAFLNVAYNSVNPVTDVDEIEVAQKNQSLTVFPNPAPRGTEMKIKIPEQGGVAGEVYLYNQPGQVVQWFESQEITGDGLITVTPAVNIPGIYFVRVISGAKSYHTKVLIH; encoded by the coding sequence ATGATTAAAAATAGTATTCAACAAAGCAGCAGATCGATAATCATTGGAGTCTTTTCACTGGCTTTGCTTTCCTTTTCAATAGCTTCAAACGCGCAGTCGTATGTGCTGAAATTCAATGCTTCTGAACAGGAAAGTTATATCGATTGCGGAACTTTCAGCGATTATATCTCCGGCGATTTTACCATTGAAACCTGGATTTTTGTCGACAGTTGGGCAGGAAATTATATCCTGGCCGATGAATCGTGGAATGCAGGTTCCGGGGCGGCTGGATTTGCTTTTCGGTTAAATTCAAACGGCAAAGTGGAAATGAATGTGGGAACCGGCAATTGGGAAGAGGTAGCAAGTTCAGAAAACCAGATTCAGATCGGAAAGTGGCAGCATGTTGCCGTTTCTGTTAACACCGGTAATGAAGTGAAAATATTTGTAGATGGAATTTTGGCGGGTAACGGAACGCTGAGTAAGCCAATGAATGTTTCGGGATCACACTTGTTTATGGGCGAAGGTTCTGCCTGGAAAGAACGCCGTTTGGACGGTAAATTATTTGATTTCAGGATTTGGGATATTGCCCGGACTAACGAAGAGATTAATTCAAATAAAGATATTCAGCTAAATGGCAACGAAGATGGATTGGTAGCCAATTGGTTGTTAAACGAAGGACAAGGCGATTCTTTAAACGACCTTACCGGCAATCATAATCTGGAAAAAGGCAGTGGAACATCGTGGGCAGTGAAAGACCGTATTTTGGTAGACGGAAGCCTGAAAATACTGAACAGCGGAAAAGATTCGGTTATTGTAAGCGTTTCAGGACAGGAAATTTCCACCTGGAAGCTAAGCGAAAATCCTGCAGTCGGGAATGTTACGTTTAAAACGATTAACAACAATTCAGCCTATTTAATATTTGAAGCACAAACAGCTGTTTATCAGAACGACACCATATATTTTGCTGCCGAAACAAGTGGCGGTGAGGAGCTGGCAGCCACAGTACCCTTTGATTTATACGACAACAAATACCAGTATTTTGGCGAAAGACTGCTGGACAAAATTCACAAAGACTTTTACAATAAAAACAACGGACTGTACGCCGAAGCAATTGATGCATCGTCAAACTTTAAACAGGCAACCAGTTTTGTTTGGCCGGCATCGCATATGTTGCGGGCTTTGATTCAGGCCTGGAAAGTGAATCCCGAGAAATACGAAACGCTGATTGTAAACTACCTTGCTGCCACCGACCAGTACCAGGTAACAAAGGATGGAAGAACCGGTTATGCTGTTCTTCCGGGTAACGATGGAAAGCGTTTTTACGATGATAACGGACAGCTTATGATGCCGTTTACTATGTATTACGATTCAACCGAGGATGAAACTACGCTTAATAATCTGAAAATTGCCTACGAGTTTAACAACGGTATTCGCGACAGCAAGTATGCTATACCTCAACACGAAGATCAGCTGGGCTTTGGAATGTTGTTTTCTATGTCGGTAAATTACACCAGTTATGCTGCGGCTAAACTCTACCAGGCAACAAACGAAAGCCGGTATTTCGACGAAGCATTGGCTTATTACGAGCTGGAGAACGATTTGTCGGTAAAAATTAAAGATTCGAACACGAAATTGTTTAACCAGGCAAGTTATTATCAAAACGGAAGTTGGTCTTTAAATGGCATCGTTAACGGAAACTCGGTTCGGGGCGGTGGTTATCGTGCCTACCAAACAACGGTTGTTATTCAAAATGCAATTCTATTGTATCAAATAACAAACGAGCAAAAATACCTTGATGATGCCCGCGAAATGATGAGTAGCTGTATTAACCACTGGTACACAGCCGGACAGGGTCTGAGTGAGATTTCGTTTTGGGGCGGCGACGATATGATTGATGCTTTATTGGACATGTACCGCGAAACGAAGGAAGAGGAGTTTTTTACAATAGCAGCCGATATTGTGGACTTTTTAAGTGCCCACAACCGCGATAAAAGAGGTTACTACGCCAGTAGTTATAATGATATTGATGGTAAATGGAACCTGTATCGAACTAGCGAGAATCCTTCGGAGATCGGCATGATGGGACAGGCAGCTGCAGCTTCTGCATTTTTGAATGTGGCTTATAATTCAGTAAATCCCGTAACCGACGTTGATGAAATAGAAGTTGCTCAAAAAAATCAATCGCTGACAGTCTTTCCAAATCCGGCACCCAGAGGCACAGAAATGAAGATCAAAATACCTGAGCAAGGTGGTGTGGCTGGCGAGGTTTATTTATACAACCAACCCGGACAAGTAGTTCAATGGTTTGAATCGCAGGAAATAACAGGGGATGGGCTGATTACGGTCACCCCAGCAGTCAACATTCCGGGAATTTATTTTGTCCGAGTCATTTCCGGAGCTAAATCCTATCATACAAAAGTGTTAATACATTAA
- a CDS encoding glycoside hydrolase family 76 protein yields MNKKLIFLMLISLIIFQACEKDEIDPGNEGGEETTINWAAAADSSSSSFIYSYWNPAEAYFQYNNLDNTDFHYWPQAHALDVVIDAYDRTGDNLYLTTINDWYEGVKAKNGNSFFNVYYDDMEWNALAMLRAYNATNQERYKTAAISVWEDIQTGWNDNAGGGISWKKDQPYSKNACSNGPACILAARLYQQFGDDSDKEWALKIYDWEKEYLFNPASGAVYDNINSRTGEIQQAWIFTYNQGTFLGSALELYNITGSKTYLNDAQKAADHTLNALVNSADRLLKDEGAGDGGLFKGIFVRYFTQLILHPDLSDGTRNRYLQFLKYNAEKLWQEGTDKNKLLYGTYWKNKPGSTSDLTTQTSGAMLIEAAALLEAEGLITP; encoded by the coding sequence ATGAATAAGAAACTGATTTTTTTAATGCTGATAAGCCTGATTATTTTTCAGGCGTGCGAGAAGGATGAAATTGATCCTGGAAATGAGGGTGGAGAAGAAACTACAATAAATTGGGCAGCAGCTGCCGATAGCAGTAGCTCGTCGTTTATTTATTCATACTGGAATCCGGCAGAAGCATATTTCCAGTACAACAACCTGGATAACACCGATTTCCACTACTGGCCACAGGCACACGCACTTGATGTTGTAATTGATGCCTACGATAGAACAGGAGACAATTTATACCTGACCACCATAAATGATTGGTACGAAGGTGTAAAAGCTAAAAATGGTAATTCGTTTTTCAACGTGTATTACGACGATATGGAATGGAATGCATTGGCCATGCTTCGTGCGTATAATGCAACAAACCAGGAACGTTACAAAACAGCAGCCATTTCGGTATGGGAGGACATACAAACCGGCTGGAACGATAATGCCGGTGGTGGTATTTCGTGGAAAAAAGATCAACCGTACAGCAAAAATGCCTGCTCAAACGGACCGGCTTGTATTTTAGCCGCACGACTTTACCAGCAGTTTGGCGACGACAGCGATAAGGAATGGGCATTAAAAATCTACGACTGGGAAAAAGAATACCTTTTTAACCCGGCCAGTGGAGCTGTTTACGATAACATAAACAGCCGAACCGGGGAAATTCAACAAGCCTGGATTTTTACCTATAACCAGGGAACATTTCTTGGATCGGCATTGGAACTTTACAACATTACAGGTTCGAAAACCTATTTGAACGATGCACAAAAAGCGGCAGATCATACCTTAAACGCTTTGGTGAACAGTGCCGACCGCCTGCTAAAAGATGAAGGTGCCGGCGATGGTGGTTTGTTCAAAGGAATATTTGTACGCTATTTCACACAACTCATTCTTCATCCCGATTTATCAGACGGTACCCGGAACCGCTACCTGCAATTTCTGAAATACAATGCAGAAAAACTGTGGCAGGAAGGAACCGATAAGAATAAATTGCTTTACGGTACATACTGGAAAAACAAACCGGGAAGTACCAGCGATTTAACCACTCAAACCAGTGGAGCCATGTTAATTGAGGCAGCAGCCCTACTTGAAGCAGAAGGTTTGATTACACCTTAA